taatgtactttattttaatttgaaagaaatttcatgacttcatttatagattttgaagaaatatcatattattattaagttgaaTTATGAAGAAACATCACTTATANNNNNNNNNNNNNNNNNNNNNNNNNNNNNNNNNNNNNNNNNNNNNNNNNNNNNNNNNNNNNNNNNNNNNNNNNNNNNNNNNNNNNNNNNNNNNNNNNNNNNNNNNNNNNNNNNNNNNNNNNNNNNNNNNNNNNNNNNNNNNNNNNNNNNNNNNNNNNNNNNNNNNNNNNNNNNNNNNNNNNNNNNNNNNNNNNNNNNNNNttatttttaaataattcttttaccccatgcagctgattggggtggttgcAGGTcgtttaaaaccactaaccgcgaaatgaggatatcgaacataggcccccgcaggggaaatatggatatccaactagtttgcccctcgaagctgtaaaaaaccactcatcgcgaaatatggatatccaactagtttaccccgcagggctacaaagaaccacaaaccgcgaaatatggatatcaacaagtttgccccgcaatctacaaagaaccacttaccgcgcaatatcttttttcctcaaaaaataattaatatctaccaaaacacgtttcaaaacgtgaaaaggggccaagtttaaaaaatctttcctgtgtggcttttcaccctttttttaaacttggtcccatttatgaaagtttctaaagacccatacgaagtcatctttaggctacttgtttgttttcttagttgtcagtgttcattttgtagagtaaattaattaatgttcgtgcttgattgaagtttttccgtaaagacgttataatgtattttgatttaagcaaaagtagcaaatactcactttgttaaattcttcatcgtcttgtgcgatcctgcgccttatgtacagatgtagggcctataatatgtaacaggttgacagacagtcaatttgctaagtatatataatactctactactctttatgaacacgcaatataatgaaacataaaccttcaaatgtttttgtaaatacatagcctacgtcatattgccgctgtcgaacagtcttaaacctaattgttgcatgtagaaattagaactcattcttcatgttattacggtaccactttactgaatgggaccaagtttaaaaagggtgaaaagccacacaggaaagattttttaaacttggcccctttttacgattttgaaacgtgttttggtaaaTAATACTGTTCTCACAACATtaaaaaagatgttgttttatgTTTCGAACTTACAATATGTGTTGTACAATATAAATGCACtaaatatcatgattataatCATAATTAAAACTTATCATCCATAGTATATATGTATAGCCTACATTCTTAAATAATGCCATAACTTCTTCTTTTTGTACTTGTCTTATGTATGTAATATAATCATTTTCTAACATCAtgcataattattatgaaattgtcATTCTTACGACTTCTCATTCTTACTTTCACAAATTTGTAGACTTTGTGATATACCAACCTATGATGCATTACTCTGTGGCATATCCACATTTTCCAAATATAaaacagtcttttttttttttttatgcataTTACGAATAGATCTCTTACCTTACACAGGTATTGTGCGATTTTTCTTGGTCTGTTTTGCATAACAACCCTATGTCAGTCTTATAATTACACTCCTATGTTTTCAACAATCCTTGAAGCAAACTTTGTaaataatgatatttacttaaagtggaAGCCTATGTAGCTGgtatgaaaagtcgacgatcatttgaaaattttgaagatACATATTTTCATTTGGGTGTTTTGGAGAcaaaaaccatatcttcaatacgaaaggtcaaaattttcaattatccTTGGCTTTTttgtcccagctacatacactttaattacatCACTTAGAtttaaaagtttacttcgaaaactattaaatataaacaatataaattttttaatcatttgtcaaacaatgtaaattatatcgcgaatatcaaaacatcaaaattatttgatatcagaacgacattcttagtattcagaatgcaattccgtatgtctgatgtgctctcatgttatGTCAAACATTTACAATACCCTACATCATTGAGTGTTTTCTTTGGTACGCCCATTTTTATTTATaggaatttttttatttgtaattGATGTGAAATGTCTGTAGTAAAATAGATTTTatctttacataattatataacttTTCAAAGGAAATAAAGACACATTATTACTGgtaaattgaaaacaataagtacaagTACGAATTTGCTTTCTAACAAAGTCAGCGATGGAATATAGCGAACGAATTCCTAGACGAATATCAATAACACAATGTGAAATATTATAacatgaaaattaatttcaattaacGATAAATGAATTGATTTTGCGTTCTGCGAGCATCTTCTATCAGTAGGACATCTTACATTCTGtaaacaatttgatttttacAACTTGCTGCCATTTATCTGTTGCTATAATGCGCACATTTTCgtactaaaatacatttttgtcatACATTTGAAAATATATTGACACATTTGCCTAATTCTCATTAACATTGATGCCATTCAGTTTATAACAATTAAGGTGGAAAAACAATCAAAATCATCATCACTAAATCTTCTCTTATTGGATTTTGATACACAATGGGAAATGGTAGATCTTGATAGATAGTGAAAGTATTATCACTATTATTATTTAATTGCTGTTTGTTATAAGCAACTATACTTtctttaatacattttatatatGGATTATGGTTTTGTTTCAGTAGATATGTTCAGCGACTTTTGTGAAGCGCGATGATTTTGTTACACTATAAAAGGATCAGTACCATGCTGAAGCAAAACATCACAAACTTGCGATTTTGTATTTTTGGAAGAAGCATCAGTGTACTAATGAAGTGAACAAATGgcaacgtaaacatggtaaaaacaaTCTGACAAAATCTGATATAAAAAGAAGGTATGCTATAAATACCTTACGTACCCTGTCATTAACTTCATATAAAGATGAGCAAGTTTTCAAACTTGAATAGTGTAATCCCAGAGGATTCTCCCAATTATTAAGATTATTACAAAGGTTAAATGCAAAACCTACCATGTAAAAAGTGGGCGCCAGTACACACACCTAATACCTCATCGTGCAATTTTGGTCGTCAATTTGTTCCCTAGAATCGAAGTATTGAATTAGTCAGTAAAATAATAGGGTTATTTCATAtcctttaaaaatatattttcctgGCAAGATAATCTTTCATTTCATTAGCAAGACAAAATAGCTGGTAATTAAAACGTTAATGACAGAATGAATACAGTGAAGTTATTTAAAAATGATATCTGACCAAAACCATttgatatacaatacaatacaatatattacaaagagcattttcgccattttcaaaaggctcagagcgcttacaaaataAAGACCTTAATACTACCACTTAAAACTACATTTGAAGATGCACCTTAAAATACAAAGTACAATACAAATAAGAACGGGTTATGAGAACAGATAAGCTTTAAGCCTTTTTTAAAGTATATTTGTAGATAAAGATTGCCTAATATAGGCAGGTAACTTATTCCACTATTTTAATGCAAAAACTGTGAAAGTTCTATCACCAGCCAAGACTCTAGTCCTGGGATAGTCAAGACGAAGATAATCATTGCAAGACCGGAGTCTCTTTGGAACATAatacaatgataagcaatttaacaaatatgttggtccttggttttgaagatatttatatacaagcaaatttataaagtaatttgaaaatgatcctttggcgtattggaagccaatgtatggatggcggataccttcaaaagacgcctaagataatacgcctcaCCTtgcacgtctaagatgcaatctgaGACGTCTAAGAAGTTCGctgtagacttaaatcaacgaatcgcATGGCCAGAAATCCCAAATAGCCAATCATCTcaagcgtattcaattattgaccaatgaaatcttagacgcgtAAGATTTTACACGTCTAAGAATGATAATTGTAATGATGGACGGTATTACCAATGTAATAGCtccacagaggagagagaaaacagagcccgtacaaccagtcaaagtctcagcatcacccgataatgagggccgattgtgccatgaaatgcgacaggcgagactgctacgcaattaccgcgtattttcacggtctatcgcgtaatcgcgaaagcacgcaactcTCAATTGCGTATACACGAAGGCGCGCAGCGCTGGCGTGagtgttagacacggcacgatcgaacaatcggccctcatgaatatgcgataaTTCACactatacaatacacggggactttgactgttgatacatggtctgtagtagtctgagCTGTGAATAGCTCACAAAACACTTTGAAGACTATACTGACAGCTCGTACTCCATATACCATGCGCAGTGATCGATCATAAAGTACGGAGGGataatcagttcagttcagttataAGTTATTAGGATCCAGTCCCTTCATTCAAAGTGATTCATAGATTACTAAGATTAGATTTTGTTAGAATTGGTAGTTAATTTATATGGTATTGGAAAATTGAAATAAGAATTGATATTTAAAAAGGCACCACCGGTTTCGATCCTATTaattgatgggtagcaaaaacatcaaaaagtaggtatagagaagtCAACATCAAAAGTCAGTGTGGCACATCCACGTACAAAAAGAACACCCACGGTGCATGCAGTGCCCACTTTGGAATTGACGCGGATAAGACCCCCATTTACAgcaccgctgtcacccaaagaccccatacttTTTATgatcacatgctctgtcacccgaagaaaGGCCCCTTAATTTCCCTTTCGATCTGTCACATAAAGACCCTTATATTTCCATAGTTttaatattttgctctcaccgaatgcccattAATgtaaaagtgccagccctacacctatatccatttcaaattgaagtgtccCCCTCATCCCCCTCCCCGGGTGCAGTGCATGTTTTACACGAAATAATGTTTACGAAAGTCTTTTACGGTCTGTCTTTTGTGCTATTTTCCCCCCACGGTTTTCGACacatggcgctctagctgaaatacagtaaAGTAAGAAAATGTCAGATTGTAATGTAAATGGAGGCACCTGTTTATTACGCCTGATATTAGCAAGAAATTGATCTGATTTTGTGACCGCCATTTTTCTTTGTGGCACCCGCCTAAAGAGCGTCCGTCGGtacgttttgttcaaatttgagataccgtccatcactagtcatgGTAAATGGTCAAACTTAGACGTGTGAGAAATCTAAGGCATGTAAAATCTTacgcgtctaagatttcattgggcAATCATAGAATACGCTTACGATGATTGGCTGTTTGGGATTTCTtgccctgtgattcgttgatttaagtttaccgcgaatttcttagttagacgtgtaaggttaggcgtattatcttaggcgtatttagatggtatccgccatccatactAATGAAGTGATTTCAAAGGTAGTCCAGGTGAGTGTTTTCTGTCGACTTCAAATACAAGACGTTCTGACCAGGTTTGAAGATGTTGTAGACGAGTAATAATAAGTAGATGGTGATGAGGAGAAAAGCCCAATAGTCAAGACGAGAAAGTATCAATGAACGTGCGGCATGATGAAATGTAGGTCGGTCTATACAATAGTTGCCTAGTAAGGAAGTAAGTAAGGAAGTAACGACTATCTCTTGACCCTTAATCGTGCCTTATGTATATTTTCTGTCTGTGGAATCATGGTGGAACATGCCGACTGACAGCTGAAACATTAGTCGCTAATCTCGTCACTATAGCACAGCAACAGAGACATGAGGCTGTACAGTTGCCATTGCATCGCTGTCCTCTCACAGTTTTCCATGTAACAATGAGAATGTTTCCTGCAAAATAGGAGAACAAATTCATTAATTGGCATCAATAATAATGATCATTTGGAACTAATAACAATACACCTTTTCAAGTGTTCGGTTttggtcatgatgcagtcatgtctacagtaaatTCACCACGTCCTTTGCAGGACTTACTcgccattaaaagctattaatcCAAGCccacactcattgaaaacagctcaactatgttaaatcagatcttctctggttaaatccacacacacatgtgtctgttttgagcaatgagctggtattatagtttcagttgggtgaacgattataaagcaaacgcaaggtaacaattactgtgtggcctttgttcacgaaatgagacaatactgtgcatattgttaaccacattcttgaaaatgagaaacataatggctgtgggccgtaacacggtttggaaataatttcttcatattttttggtgttatctgtcgtttacatatccttcctaaaacaccaaagtacgaatatttccaaacacctaaattagctaaaaatttaggacatgttacaaaactatattttctagaatttcagaagagtacttttaatattggccggttattttcgcacagcgacgttaactaggcaatgtactattacctataacatacactaaaacaccaaagtacgaatatttccaaacatctaaattagctaaaaatttaggacatgttacaaaactatattttctagaattttagaagagtacttttaatattggccggttatttttcacacagcgacgttaactaggcaattatccATACTTCTaatatacgctatttgtagaggttacgcgtcaatggtaagagcattgtgtattgtgtataggaaaacggacagtaactgcactATGTTTCTCTCTACTGTTGAGAAAAAAATTAAGTTACATCAGTATCATAAGTATTCGTttcaaattacaattttttttagtaacaacggtcaggattttttttttggaaaattctaAGACAAAATAAGTACAAGTTTCTATGGCTTTACTAAAATGGCAAAGGATTTTTGCTCTTTCATATGCTTTTGATCATACTATTCAAATATTTAACGCAAAATCATAGCCATCAAAAAGTGTGATTTATCGCAAACATAGCCAATGTTTTGGCTACAATAGAGGCTCTTTGACGCATTTATCAGTTTATGTAAAAAccatattaaattaaattaaagttgCACATGTCATACTCCTGAAAAGTGACGCACCCAAAATCCGACATTATTGTGGCAAATTGATGACCTGTGACGGAACCATGAAATTATTTCGAATAGGgtgtaaaaaattaattaaaatatgtattgtgtgaAGCATTATTATAGGTGATTTAATGTCTTAGTTAAGGGTCGGTCACCTAcctttgcgcagtatttttgtgggacctgaatgaGCATCAGACACACAAAATCGCATTCTAAATACcaggattgtccttctgatattaaataattttgattttttgaaatcggcgatataatagaaattttatgccaaaaaaataaaaatcgatatttttgacatttaacaatcctcgaagtaaactttattaatctaatgatatacacAACGATATCGTATGAACTATCAAAATGTGATTATacctctgctcgtgaatattagatcacataataagaaacatactgcagttactgtccgttttcctatacacaatacacagagctctcacaattgacgcgtgacctccacaagtagtgtatgttagaagtataggcatttgcctagttaacgtcgctgtgtgaaaaataaccggccaatatttaaagtattctctgaaattctagaaaatatagttttgtaacatgtcctaaatgtttagctaatttaggtgtttggaaatagtcgcactttggtgttttagtgtatgtcataggtaataggacattgcctagttaacgtcactgtgtgaaaaataaccggccaatatttaaagtattctctgaaattctagaaaatatagttttgtaacatgtctttaaaattttagctaatttaggtgtttgaaaatagtcgcacttttgtgttttagaaaggatatgtaaacgacagataacaccaaaaaatatgaagaaattatttccaaaccgtgttaagtctgcaaaccaccatgcttctcattttcaagaacactGGTTAACagtaagcagagtattgtctcatttcgtaaacaaaagcccacacagaattgttctctagcgttcgctttataatcgttcacccaactgaaactataataccagctcattgctcattacacatgtaaaacagacacatgtgttgtgtggatttaaccagagaagatatgatttaatcagttgagccgttttcaatgagtgttatcttggtttaatagcttttaattgggtttaagtcctgcaaaggtcgtggtgaattctactgtagacatgactgcatcatgacttaACATTAGCAAAGTTGAAACagttgaaaatttttgaaaaaataaccccgcaaaaattataacatttaaaaaaaattactatttttttcATTGCTTTAATATCTAAAAGTACCTAAAACTGCTTGAATAGAAGAACGGCACTTAGAGCGTGTACACGGACACAGTGCTATAATTGGACGATTTAGTCATCGCCAACTAAGCCacattaaggggactcgatcttttgtgcgtaattatagagggccagggattcactctatcattaaaaaatcatttgaagaagtcaaagagccctgaGAATACAAACTGtgagtgtaattcacgccagacacaatttctttatatgacaaaattaatttttgtaatcgatcaaaaaacaaacgttttatatcaattttaaatttatcctgaatccgtaaatatggtacctctcgcccttttttaggtcaaggctgtttttaccattatgcagcgaaccattgttgaagctatttcacatacatgaaaacactctagagaaagaatgatgccatatactgttgaaatatcttttgttgatttcgaatgataatgtcatgaagtcgtaaattttaaggtcaaattcttaaaaccaaaacaaaacattgcgacgcagatatttcccgacttacgcaatttcatcaccACATCAGTGGCTTTATTATTTgattgaaacctttcccaaacgttcgtgctctttatgcataaaacgactaatctatctttacaaaacgcgtcttttttagtaaacaaaaggctaaagatggcattatgagatttatcatttatcattacactcctccactcaactgccaccgtagccgaacggtaaagcgctagacgcgtaatcgaaggaaatttcgaatcgctggttcgaatcccaacgaagcctgtggaaacctttttttttcttcaaaattcatgatcgtattccgaaatgagtcacttgtcggtaaatcctgtatcgtatccttaacatTGGATAATAAGCAGGCAGCACGGGCCACCCAGTGTTTTTCTTCCAACTTTATTTCCAATCTTCCACGATTGTTGTGTTACAACTTGCCTGCCATATTTGCAACTTATACTTCGCACGGCGAGCAAGTGCTAAATTCAGGTTCTTCAGTAAACTTACCTACAGCTAGGAGCACAACTGATATGTTGACTAGAAGGATGAAAACAGTCATGAGCGTCTGTCTGTGGTCGCTGTAGGGAACCATAAAATATATTGCTGCTAACAAGTTGAAGAAAATGGCCATGAGTGACAGCATCTGGAGCCAGTGTTCAAAGTTATCTTTCATTGGCTTTACATATGCGTGAATTACAGTGTAAACAACCGAGATTGAAATTGATAAACCGAGGGTAAAAGGATCTTCTGAGCCCCACAAAACTACAAGCGATGTTTGAACCAATTTACGCGACAATTCAATGATTTCCCAGAACCAATATTTGGGTTTATAGTTCTCGCAAAGAAATCGAATGTGCAGTGGGTCACTGATAGGAGAAGGGGTGACTTTGTCAAGTAATGAGGCATTCGATCTATCACTCTCTGTTTTATCATCAATGTTATTGTCATTTGATGGTTGTCCGTTGATTGATAAGAGCTCTCTTCTTTCGTCTTCCATGACTGTTGAAGCCGTACTGCTTTCACCACGTTCTTCCGTTGTTTGAGTACTTCTAGTTTGGACTTCACTTTTTCTGTCGTAGAAACATGTGCCTTTATAAGGAATAACGTGCTAATTGGAAATCCGACAACGTATATGAGACCGATGTATGCTGCCATTTGGAAGTTCACATGCGTCGGACTGTTGCAGTTTATTGTGTAATGAGATCGTAATTTCGTAACATTGTACGTGCAGTTCAAGTTGGCAACAAGACAAAAGTTGTCGCAAGCGGGTGGCATAAGCCCCAAGATAACCTGACATACACTTGGGAAGGTTATAAACAGCAAGACGACTACAGCGAAATAGCATTTTGCTCTTTGTTTTTTCATCCAGTCATGGACTTCTTTCGGAGTGTCAGTATGACGAAAACGACAAAGGTTGTACAATTTTAGAAGTACATAAACCGTGTATGGCAAGAGGATAGCCACAGCACAAAATGTCATACCAATTACAAATTCACCATAAATGTTTAATTGCAAGACATCTAAGAAGCAGCTGGGCTTAGCTAAGAGCTTAAAGATGTTCAGTTCTAAGTATCGGAAGATGTTTGCTAGCTGTGATACTTTCAATGGCCATTGAATGTTGTGAATAGATGTTAAAATTGCTCCAGCAATTTGGTAGTAAACAAGAACAATTTTAAATCTGCCAACTAAAGTATCTAGAAGAGAACGCACTGATTTGTCTTTTTTCTGTAATCCCAAATTGCAACACCAATAATAGCAACAACAACGACAATGACAATGACTAGCTCCAAAAGCTAACCACGGCCACGACGGGCATTTTAAGCAGTATTCAAACCATGGGTAGTATCTCTTGCTACAACTAGAACACAACCATCCTTCATAACCGTCTCCGCATGATGCATTTATGCTATCTCCAGGACAGGCTTCAATTCCTTGAGGGCACTTGAATGGCTTAGGTATCTTACCATTAAATTTTGTGGTTTCTTTGTCATAGCTGTCATTGAAGGTACAAATATTCTTCACAAAATCTCCGTAGCTAGATAGGTTTATATAACCTGCTGTTTCATTCCCTTCAAAGTTCCATGTCCACCAGTACCCTTGTTTCAATTTCTGGTACTCCAAAGAACAATCAATACCTTCATCGGGACATTGTTCGCAAGCATCAAACCTATCTGTTCGGAAATATCCATCTAAACAAGAGCATGCGCGAAAACCAGCAAATTTAGTTTTTTCAGTTCCTGTAGGACACACTTGGCAATCTTCAGCTTTTGTCCCCGGCGATTGTTTTAACGGAACAAAAGTTCCTGGATTACACTTTTCACAGCACATATCATCGTAATTATCAGCATCTTGGCCAATTTTATCCTGGTAGAATCCACCTGAAAAGAATAATTCATCAAGTACGTAATTGTGATTTCTGCTTACTGTAATACTAGTAGTCTCCGAGCGCAGTTACCATCAtggcaaaaatgtttttacaCAGTACAAACGATGGAGGGCAATCCGGCAACCTtaaatcaatatggcaacagGCCAAATCGATTTAGGTTGAAAACATTATTGTTTGGTAGCAACGGCCTGGCACTCACAATAATCCTGTTTGGACACGCTACACTTTATATGGCAAAATTAATTTGACACTATGTTTTCCCTCATCATCAATATTTCTCCTCATCTAGATTTTAAGTGTGCTCAAACTATATTTTGACAAAGCAAGCTAGTAACAATATATAGGTGTCTATGTATTGCTCAATTTGTTCGTCATGCAGTCTAATTTTGTGTTGAATTTGTTTATAATGATATTCCAAAATAAGAGATAAGGTTGAAGAATTCGGCAAACCTTTGTCCTCAAACAAGTCCCATGAAATTGATATAAGCACTCAAGCAATGGGTTATTTATTTCCTTTGTGAGCAGAGAGTGTTTAATATAAATTTAGTGTGTATGAAAAATAGCAGTCGTGTGTTTTCTATCCGATACATTTCTGAAATACTCGTGCATATATTCATCACAGGTTGTAACGAGTCACCAACAATTTAGGCCGAGTCAGGTCATTGGCCTATTTTTAGCTTGGTCCAATTCAAATCACTCGAGTCATTGTGCAAATTCAATGGGGTCGAGTCTCTGAATATCACTCGAGTCATTCGCCTCATTTTACATTGCGTCACAAGTCATGACTCGTTATATCTCTATCAGTATAATAAAGGAGTTTACAGTTATCTAGGGTTCACCAGATAGCCGTTGTAAGTATTTACCCAAGGGTGGTCTCTGTAGCCAAGGGGACGGGGTGTTGGTTTCAAC
Above is a window of Amphiura filiformis chromosome 7, Afil_fr2py, whole genome shotgun sequence DNA encoding:
- the LOC140157873 gene encoding uncharacterized protein, with the protein product MRSVTTLHMYYNPISTIDDNSFDWLAYGGKVYISSEHLYQWPICSPDIAIFFISTDAEDAKLTIENIEVFEAFEESGFDCYQTKTRSGNVWECVPCRVGYYAKHYKYAHFYAPCTSCPTGGFYQDKIGQDADNYDDMCCEKCNPGTFVPLKQSPGTKAEDCQVCPTGTEKTKFAGFRACSCLDGYFRTDRFDACEQCPDEGIDCSLEYQKLKQGYWWTWNFEGNETAGYINLSSYGDFVKNICTFNDSYDKETTKFNGKIPKPFKCPQGIEACPGDSINASCGDGYEGWLCSSCSKRYYPWFEYCLKCPSWPKKTNQCVLF